In a genomic window of Erigeron canadensis isolate Cc75 chromosome 5, C_canadensis_v1, whole genome shotgun sequence:
- the LOC122601051 gene encoding serine/threonine-protein phosphatase 7 long form homolog, protein MNIGHTTSPEPRCRRGDGGLNRLLQDGVADEVVRYIRSAGFYELFQAYTCQLDHSLIIALAERWHPETNTFHFPIGEATVTLQDVQVIWSLPIQGPPVCGKWVTETRNVEYWKNLCQEYLGIYPEDDDLRKGRMKFNRLAGSITFEHWDPNDEERCQQMARRVILALIGSQLFPDSNSYDVSLNYLSFLGDLSIAGRRSWVLGVGKIPTHCPTSHAIQTG, encoded by the exons ATGAACATCGGTCATACAACATCTCCAGAGCCACGTTGCAGAAGAGGTGATGGAGGGCTTAACAGACTACTGCAAGATGGTGTGGCCGACGAGGTTGTACGTTATATCAGGAGTGCTGGGTTTTACGAACTCTTCCAGGCATATACATGCCAACTTGATCATTCTTTGATCATCGCGTTGGCTGAGCGATGGCATCCTGAAACCAACACGTTTCACTTTCCTATCGGTGAAGCGACTGTCACCTTGCAAGATGTGCAGGTGATATGGAGTTTACCCATACAGGGACCACCGGTGTGTGGTAAGTGGGTTACAGAGACCCGAAATGTTGAGTATTGGAAGAATTTGTGTCAGGAGTATCTGGGTATTTACCCGGAAGATGACGACTTGCGCAAAGGTCGGATGAAGTTTAATCGGTTGGCGGGTTCGATTACTTTTGAACATTGGGACCCGAATGATGAGGAGCGTTGCCAACAAATGGCTAGACGGGTTATTCTAGCTCTTATTGGTTCGCAGCTTTTTCCTGATTCTAACAGCTATGATGTTAGTCTTAACTATTTGTCGTTTCTGGGAGACCTGAGCATAGCGGGTCGAAGGAGCTGGG TATTGGGCGTGGGAAAGATTCCCACGCATTGCCCCACGAGTCACGCCATTCAAACCGGATGa
- the LOC122601052 gene encoding uncharacterized protein LOC122601052: protein MHDVTREREWDSGGTEHSDQTDRQTCRQTETEGLQCRGTGRTVVVLVVQWLSSRFSKPGVPFRNLITDDNTLAMIYHLGEAQFEVKFELTFTNQLLSLTQSQCYFQGSNESEDNEDDADNDDDEDNDNEDDEHVQDHEIDPMVGGSSDEAPYTSDDTIDAYSVDGDVSGDEEEEGAHAQGPLEHEELVNLEDDNEDRLMPFNEVQEDVKFWSPDRNVIEKGMFFQSKAELIHAVRLWNIRENRELIVMDTRPAFWKAQCMTRGKNYRGVLDRVLCRWLVAGSNRNRLGLFQITKWVESHNCYGEVISNNNRCMTASMVASESLSQVREDLTLKVRQIQAQVKTTFNVDVSYAKAWNARRLAIERLYGTWPSNFDALPKYVAELQRANPDTVVEWLHSPTSSSHIHTFKYVFWAFGPAIRAFQRCISVIFVDGTHLKGSYKGKLLTVVTKNANGQLLSVAYGLVDEESNESWGWFLNLFEEHVGSQRQGDLCIISDRHQGILNAVSQIDGWHHRYCLRHICSNVNSHFKNRRIKNLAWVIGSTSQSSKYTWAINTIKGEDDAVWPYLRNIGLDKWTLRHDSALRRWGNLTTNIAECQNNILGKARMLPIRALIESTFTWTRYHFVSQYRKASSWNPPLARKMWQVYQMRERASTSHRVEVFDERTGNYTIRTNQRNAQGEYTYNVVMGENRKKCSCGAWQHQRFPCSHAIAVCGYRQERAANLPSKRYTTRTWINQYNAALSPLREVNYWAPVDWQIQGDPEKLVTQRGRRRTRRYRNEMDESSTSRYSTSRQQARCGICRQLGHNRKTCPEI, encoded by the exons ATGCATGATGTgacaagagagagagagtgggACAGTGGTGGAACAGAGCACAGTGATCAGACAGACAGACAGACGTGCAGGCAGACAGAGACAGAGGGGTTACAGTGTCGTGGTACTGGTCGTACAGTGGTTGTACTGGTGGTACAGTGGTTGTCATCACGTTTctcgaaaccg GGTGTTCCTTTTAGGAACTTAATTACGGATGATAATACTTTGGCAATGATTTATCATCTCGGTGAAGCGCAATTTGAAGTGAAGTTCGAGCTTACTTTTACAAACCAGTTGTTAAGCTTGACTCAAAGCCAATGTTATTTCCAAGGAAGTAACGAATCAGAAGATAACGAAGATGATGCagacaatgatgatgatgaagacaatgacAATGAAGACGATGAACATGTTCAAGATCATGAAATTGACCCAATGGTTGGTGGATCAAGCGACGAGGCACCTTATACAAGTGATGATACCATCGACGCATATAGCGTTGATGGGGATGTATctggagatgaagaagaagaaggggctCATGCACAAGGTCCTTTGGAGCATGAAGAACTTGTTAATCTTGAAGATGATAATGAAGATCGTCTAATGCCATTCAATGAAGTTCAAGAAGATGTGAAATTTTGGTCGCCGGATAGAAATGTGATAGAAAAAGGAATGTTTTTTCAGAGCAAGGCGGAGCTTATACACGCTGTTAGGCTTTGGAACATAAGAGAAAACAGGGAACTTATTGTTATGGATACAAGGCCAGCGTTTTGGAAAGCACAGTGCATGACTAGGGGGAAGAATTATCGTGGTGTTTTGGACCGGGTCCTGTGTAGGTGGCTTGTAGCTGGATCTAACAGAAACAGATTAGGATTGTTTCAGATCACAAAGTGGGTGGAGAGTCACAATTGTTATGGAGAAGTGATATCTAATAACAATCGTTGTATGACAGCAAGTATGGTTGCTTCTGAATCTTTGTCACAAGTGCGGGaggatttaactttaaaagttagACAAATCCAGGCCCAAGTAAAAACAACGTTCAATGTTGATGTGAGCTACGCCAAGGCGTGGAATGCAAGAAGGTTAGCAATTGAAAGGTTGTATGGAACTTGGCCGAGTAACTTTGATGCACTGCCCAAGTATGTTGCTGAATTACAACGTGCTAACCCAGACACTGTTGTGGAATGGCTCCATTCTCCAACCAGTTCAAgccatatacatacattcaagTATGTATTTTGGGCATTTGGACCGGCAATTAGGGCATTCCAACGTTGTATTTCGGTGATCTTTGTCGATGGCACTCATTTGAAAGGCAGCTACAAAGGTAAGTTGCTAACTGTAGTGACAAAGAACGCCAATGGACAACTATTGTCGGTCGCTTATGGCTTGGTTGATGAAGAGTCTAATGAAAGTTGGGGATGGTTTCTAAATCTCTTTGAAGAGCATGTCGGGTCGCAGAGGCAAGGTGATTTGTGTATCATTTCAGACCGTCACCAAGGCATTCTTAATGCAGTGAGCCAAATTGATGGGTGGCATCATCGGTATTGTTTGAGGCACATTTGTAGCAACGTCAACTCGCACTTCAAGAACAGGAGAATCAAGAATCTGGCTTGGGTTATCGGTTCCACCTCCCAATCATCCAAGTATACTTGGGCGATAAACACAATCAAAGGTGAAGATGATGCTGTTTGGCCGTATTTGAGGAACATTGGTTTGGACAAGTGGACTCTAAGGCACGACTCGGCGCTTCGTCGTTGGGGTAACTTAACGACAAACATTGCCGAGTGCCAAAACAATATCCTTGGTAAGGCTCGAATGCTACCTATTAGAGCTTTAATTGAGAGCACTTTTACTTGGACAAGATACCATTTTGTCAGCCAATACCGGAAGGCAAGTAGCTGGAACCCACCACTAGCTCGCAAAATGTGGCAGGTTTATCAGATGCGTGAACGAGCGTCAACAAGCCATAGAGtggaagtgtttgatgaacGAACAGGTAATTACACGATCAGAACAAACCAAAGAAATGCACAAGGCGAGTACACATACAATGTTGTCATGGGGGAGAATAGGAAAAAATGCTCTTGTGGAGCTTGGCAGCATCAAAGGTTTCCATGTTCTCATGCCATTGCTGTTTGTGGGTATAGACAAGAGAGAGCTGCTAATCTTCCAAGTAAAAGGTACACAACTAGGACATGGATAAATCAGTATAATGCTGCACTTTCTCCCCTTCGAGAGGTGAATTACTGGGCGCCGGTAGATTGGCAGATTCAGGGAGACCCTGAAAAACTGGTCACGCAAAGGGGTAGGAGACGCACCAGACGGTACCGGAATGAGATGGATGAGAGTTCTACGAGCAGATATTCAACCTCAAGACAACAAGCTAGATGTGGTATTTGCCGTCAATTGGGCCATAACAGGAAGACATGCCctgaaatttga